The following are from one region of the Harpia harpyja isolate bHarHar1 chromosome 4, bHarHar1 primary haplotype, whole genome shotgun sequence genome:
- the OLFM4 gene encoding olfactomedin-4 isoform X2: MQSMIVLAGSMAATETPHLNRTLPYLTQPSKTTGNLHTAPKLFANVSGSVDDEGTCQCSVYLPDTTFPVQKAEQLEIIAATLSEKFETELSQVREYSKMLDLYQQQILNLTIRVEHMEKSSVSYTELDFQLLKVEISDLKRLVTQLKSSLVGSNVIVEQIYLEITNLTILVNELESLDKTNILAIRRQIVSLQNQLKECEEGMNKTTVPPYFPPGSCIHRGLLNVSQPYIVKLNWRGFSYRYGSWGRDYSPSNPKKEVYWVAPLNTDGRYLEYYRIYSSFDNLLLFKPMYESRIRYGEGSGAALYNNNLYYHAYSSRHMVKHDLKTNTMVLRKELPNAVTSNRFSYAGVSWQDIDFAVDESGLWVIYSTENSMGNIVISKLNETTLDVLNTWQTRQYKPSVSNAFMLCGVLYATRPMNTRKEEIFYMYDTSTGQEGSISVIMDKKLDTIQSIDYSPTDQRLYVYNDGYLLRYDVTFQP; encoded by the exons atgcAAAGCATGATTGTTCTGGCTGGATCAATGGCAGCAACAGAA aCTCCTCATCTCAATAGGACGCTTCCGTATCTGACTCAGCCTAGCAAGACGACTGGCAACCTGCACACTGCCCCAAAG CTCTTTGCCAATGTGTCCGGCTCTGTGGATGACGAGGGAACTTGTCAGTGCTCTGTGTATTTGCCGGATACCACCTTTCCAGTGCAGAAGGCTGAGCAATTGGAAATTATAGCCGCAACACTCTCAGAGAAATTTGAGACAGAGCTTTCTCAA gtTAGAGAGTACTCAAAAATGCTTGACCTGTATCAGCAGCAAATCCTTAATCTAACCATCAGAGTGGAGCATATGGAGAAGAGCAGTGTATCTTACACAGAACTGGACTTCCAGTTACTGAAAGTAGAAATCAGTGACCTAAAGAGACTGGTCACACAGCTGAAATCCAGCCTTGTTGGAAGCAATGTCATCGTTGAGCAAATATATTTGGAG atcaCCAATCTGACTATACTGGTAAATGAACTAGAATCACTGGACAAAACCAATATCCTTGCAATTCGTCGACAAATTGTGTCTCTGCAGAATCAATTGAAAGAGTGTGAAGAGGGCATGAACAAAACTACAGTACCCCCTTATTTCCCACCAG gtAGCTGCATTCACCGTGGACTGCTGAATGTTAGCCAGCCCTATATTGTAAAGCTGAACTGGAGAGGATTTTCCTACAGATACGGTTCCTGGGGTAGAGATTACTCTCCCTCTAACCCAAAGAAGGAAGTCTATTGGGTTGCACCATTGAACACAGATGGGAGATACTTGGAATACTACAGAATTTATAGTTCCTTTGATAATTTGCTGCTGTTTAAACCCATGTATGAAAGTAGAATAAGATATGGGGAAGGAAGTGGTGCTGCcctttataataataatttgtacTATCATGCTTATAGTTCAAGACATATGGTGAAgcatgatttaaaaacaaacaccatgGTTTTGAGGAAGGAGCTTCCAAATGCTGTTACCAGTAACCGTTTCTCTTATGCAGGTGTATCATGGCAAGACATAGATTTTGCCGTGGATGAAAGTGGGTTATGGGTAATATATTCAACAGAAAATAGCATGGGCAACATTGTGATTAGCAAACTCAATGAGACCACACTTGATGTGCTAAATACTTGGCAGACAAGACAGTACAAGCCATCTGTTTCCAATGCTTTCATGTTATGTGGTGTTCTGTACGCCACAAGGCCAATGAACACTAGGAAAGAGGAAATCTTCTACATGTATGACACAAGTACTGGCCAAGAAGGTAGTATTAGTGTCATCATGGATAAAAAGTTAGATACGATCCAGAGTATTGATTATAGCCCCACAGATCAGAGACTGTATGTTTACAATGATGGTTACCTTCTAAGATATGATGTGACCTTTCAGCCTTAG
- the OLFM4 gene encoding olfactomedin-4 isoform X1, whose product MKHTQVAVLLFMQSMIVLAGSMAATEVTPHLNRTLPYLTQPSKTTGNLHTAPKLFANVSGSVDDEGTCQCSVYLPDTTFPVQKAEQLEIIAATLSEKFETELSQVREYSKMLDLYQQQILNLTIRVEHMEKSSVSYTELDFQLLKVEISDLKRLVTQLKSSLVGSNVIVEQIYLEITNLTILVNELESLDKTNILAIRRQIVSLQNQLKECEEGMNKTTVPPYFPPGSCIHRGLLNVSQPYIVKLNWRGFSYRYGSWGRDYSPSNPKKEVYWVAPLNTDGRYLEYYRIYSSFDNLLLFKPMYESRIRYGEGSGAALYNNNLYYHAYSSRHMVKHDLKTNTMVLRKELPNAVTSNRFSYAGVSWQDIDFAVDESGLWVIYSTENSMGNIVISKLNETTLDVLNTWQTRQYKPSVSNAFMLCGVLYATRPMNTRKEEIFYMYDTSTGQEGSISVIMDKKLDTIQSIDYSPTDQRLYVYNDGYLLRYDVTFQP is encoded by the exons ATGAAGCACACACAGgtggctgtgctgctcttcatgcAAAGCATGATTGTTCTGGCTGGATCAATGGCAGCAACAGAAGTG aCTCCTCATCTCAATAGGACGCTTCCGTATCTGACTCAGCCTAGCAAGACGACTGGCAACCTGCACACTGCCCCAAAG CTCTTTGCCAATGTGTCCGGCTCTGTGGATGACGAGGGAACTTGTCAGTGCTCTGTGTATTTGCCGGATACCACCTTTCCAGTGCAGAAGGCTGAGCAATTGGAAATTATAGCCGCAACACTCTCAGAGAAATTTGAGACAGAGCTTTCTCAA gtTAGAGAGTACTCAAAAATGCTTGACCTGTATCAGCAGCAAATCCTTAATCTAACCATCAGAGTGGAGCATATGGAGAAGAGCAGTGTATCTTACACAGAACTGGACTTCCAGTTACTGAAAGTAGAAATCAGTGACCTAAAGAGACTGGTCACACAGCTGAAATCCAGCCTTGTTGGAAGCAATGTCATCGTTGAGCAAATATATTTGGAG atcaCCAATCTGACTATACTGGTAAATGAACTAGAATCACTGGACAAAACCAATATCCTTGCAATTCGTCGACAAATTGTGTCTCTGCAGAATCAATTGAAAGAGTGTGAAGAGGGCATGAACAAAACTACAGTACCCCCTTATTTCCCACCAG gtAGCTGCATTCACCGTGGACTGCTGAATGTTAGCCAGCCCTATATTGTAAAGCTGAACTGGAGAGGATTTTCCTACAGATACGGTTCCTGGGGTAGAGATTACTCTCCCTCTAACCCAAAGAAGGAAGTCTATTGGGTTGCACCATTGAACACAGATGGGAGATACTTGGAATACTACAGAATTTATAGTTCCTTTGATAATTTGCTGCTGTTTAAACCCATGTATGAAAGTAGAATAAGATATGGGGAAGGAAGTGGTGCTGCcctttataataataatttgtacTATCATGCTTATAGTTCAAGACATATGGTGAAgcatgatttaaaaacaaacaccatgGTTTTGAGGAAGGAGCTTCCAAATGCTGTTACCAGTAACCGTTTCTCTTATGCAGGTGTATCATGGCAAGACATAGATTTTGCCGTGGATGAAAGTGGGTTATGGGTAATATATTCAACAGAAAATAGCATGGGCAACATTGTGATTAGCAAACTCAATGAGACCACACTTGATGTGCTAAATACTTGGCAGACAAGACAGTACAAGCCATCTGTTTCCAATGCTTTCATGTTATGTGGTGTTCTGTACGCCACAAGGCCAATGAACACTAGGAAAGAGGAAATCTTCTACATGTATGACACAAGTACTGGCCAAGAAGGTAGTATTAGTGTCATCATGGATAAAAAGTTAGATACGATCCAGAGTATTGATTATAGCCCCACAGATCAGAGACTGTATGTTTACAATGATGGTTACCTTCTAAGATATGATGTGACCTTTCAGCCTTAG